In Marinibacterium anthonyi, the DNA window TCTACGACCCGATGATCGCCAAGCTGTGCACCTGGGGCAAGGATCGCCTGAGCGCCATCGAAGAGATGCGCGGCGCGCTGGATGCCTTCGAGGTGGAAGGGATCGGGCACAACCTGCCGTTCCTGAGCGCGGTGATGGACCATCCGAAATTCGTCGCCGGAGAGATGACGACGGCCTTCATCGCCGAGGAATATCCCGAAGGGTTCGACGGCGTCATGCTGTCCGAAGGCGCGCTGAAGAAGGTCGCGGCGGCGGCGGCGGCAATGAACCGGGTGGCCGAGATCCGGCGCACGCGCGTGTCGGGGCGCATGGACAACCACGAACGCACCGTGGGCACCGATTGGGTGGTGACGGCGCAGGGCACCAGCTTTGCCGTGAGCATTGCCGCCGATCATGACGGCGCGACGGTGTCGTTCGACGACGGCGCGGCGCTGCGCGTGGCCAGCGACTGGACGCCGGGCAAGACGCTGGCGGTTCTGAGCATCGACGGCGCGCCGGTGACGCTGAAGGTCGAACCGATCTCGGGCGGGTTCCGGGTGCGGACCGGCGGCGCGGACATGAAGGTGCACGTGCGCACCCCGCGCCAGCACGAACTGGCGCTGCTGATGCCCGAAAAGCTGCCCCCCGATACGTCCAAGCTTCTGCTGTGTCCGATGCCGGGGCTGATCGTGAAGGTCAATGTCGAGGTCGGCCAGGAGGTGCAGGACGGTCAGGCGCTGTGCACCGTCGAGGCGATGAAGATGGAAAACATCCTGCGCGCCGAGAAGAAGGGCGTGATTTCCAAGATCAACGCGGCGCCGGGCGACAGCCTGGCGGTCGACGACGTGATCATGGAATTCGAATGACCCTTCGGGCCGCTCATATCCCGGCGCCTTCGGGTGCCTTGGGCGTCATGGGCATTGTGGGCGGCCCGTGTCGCCGGTCCGGGGCCGTGGCCCCGGCAACCGGCTGTTCACCTTTGCGCGCTAGCGTCGGGGCAGGATCTGTCCGGGCGGAAGGGCGTGATGGGACGATTGCTGGCGATGGGGCTGTGCCTGCTGGTGGCTGCGGGCTGCAAGCTCGACCGGGAGGACGCGCTGCGGGACGAGCTTGCGGGCTGGCTTTCGGTGGCCGAGGTGCTGGAGTTCCGGTCGCGGTCGACCTGCACCGGCGCGGTGCTGCGGCTGAAGGATGCGGTGATCAGCGACCGGCTGACCAAGGCGACGTCGGTCGAGACGGCGGTGCATTACCTGCGCGCCGGGCGGGCGGTGGCCTTCGTGCTGGTGGATGCCACCCCGAACGAGGTGTCGGAACGGATCATGACGGCCAGCCTGGAACAGGGGCTGGGGCTGTTGTCCAACGGGCTGGGCGCGGCCAAGCGGTGCCTGTCGGACCGGGGCGGGATGGCGTTTTATGCCGCGATCATGTCGCCCGATGCGGTGATGATCTACGATCCGGGGGGCAATTCGCTGACGCTGGTGCACAGGCAGTCGACGGTGCCTCTGGCGATCTTCCTGCGCGGGAACGTCTGACGCGGTCTCTGCCGGTTCGGGGGCAGCGGATGTTGGGTGCCCGGTCCGCGTGGTGCGGCTTTGGGGCTGGGGCGCTTGGATTGTTCGCGTGGTGTGGATCGGTGCCTCGTGAATCGGTGCCGGGTGGATCGGTGCCGCGTGGAACGTTCGGGCAAGGCGAGTCCGAGCCGCGTCGAATGGCGGCCCGGTCAACGCAACGTCGGTTTGCGCGTCCTCGGGCCGCGCAGGGGCGATCGGTGCATTGCAGGTGCGTGCCAGGCCTGTCCGAAATCAGCCAGTCCGCGCAATGGCAGACCGACATAAGTCATTCCGTGGCCAGTCGCGTCACGAACAGTCGCGCCACGAACTGTCAGTCGGAAATTTCCTCGGTGCCCTGGGCCCGACGTTCGCGGACCTCTTCCTGGCGCGAGGTGGTCTTGTCGATGGTCCGCGTGATCTCGCGCACCGAATACGGCAGGGGCTTGCGCAGGATGACGGTGCCGTCCTTGTCGACCAGCACCATCTGGAATCCGCGCGGGCGCAGTTTGGACCGGATCGCGCCGGGCGCGGCCGGGTCGGTGTCGGTCAGGACCACCACGTCGCGGTCGGCCAGGCGCGGGATGTCGGCCTTCAGGTTGGCGATCTGCTGCTGGAACTTCGGGTCGGCCGGCGTGTCGGCAAAGACCACGATGGGCCGGGCGATCCACTGGAAACTGTCCAGCGTGAAATCCCCGGCCTCGACGATCGCCCCGGGGACCGGCGCGGGCGCCGGATCTTCGGCGGCATGGACGCAGGCGGCGGCGAGGATCCCGGCAAGGGCGAAGGCGATCAGTCTTGTCATGGGTCCGACTATAGACGGTGCAGGGACCGAAGGCACAAGTCGCGTCTGCGCGATGGGGGAAAATTTTAGCTTTAAGGCCTTGATGAGGGGTGCGGCGCAATGATGGCCCCGACCCCAGACATCCGGCCGGTGGGGGCGGCCCTTGCCGAATGGAGCCGCCGCGCCATGGACGTCATCCTGCATATCGGGGCGCATCGCACCGCAACCACCACGTTCCAGCATTACCTGCGCGCCCAGTCCGATTGGCTGGACAGGGCCGATGTGGGATTCTGGGGGCCGGGGCGCACGCGGTCGGGGCTGTTTCACGGGCTGCACGCGGCCGGGTATGGGGCTGGCGGATCCCCGACTGATGGATCGCAGCCGGCGTGCCGCCGGGCCATGGGCCGGGTGGCGCTGAACCTGGCGCAGGCCCGCGATCGGGGGCGCGCGGTCCTGCTGGTCAGCGACGAGAACATGGCCGGATCGGTGCGCGACAACCTGCGCAGCGGCAGGCTGTATCCGGGGATCGGCGCCCGGCTGTCGCGCCTGCACGCGGCCTTTGGCGGACAGGTGTCGCAGGTGGTTCTGACGATCCGCAGCCAGGACCTGTACTGGACCTCGGCCCTGGCCTTTGGCGTGACGCGCGGGTGCCGCGTGCCGCGAACCGAAGACCTGGACCGAATCGTCACCGCCGCGCGCAGCTGGCGCGACGTGATCGCGGATGTGGCCTGCGCCATGCCCGGCGCGCGCATCCGCGCGCTGCCGTTCGAGGCCATGGGCGGGCGCCCCGAGACGTTGCTGTCGGCCATGCTGGGCCGCGCGGTGCCGGCGGGTGAACGCCGCCATCTGAACCGGGCGCCGGACCTGGCCGCCTTGCGCGAGATCGCGGGGGCGGACGGTTTGCCCGATGGTCTGTCCGATGGTCTGTCCGCGGGCCACGGCCGCTGGCAGCCCTTCGATGCCCACCAGGCCGCCGCCCTGCGCGAGACCTACCAGGACGACCTGTTCTGGCTGGCCGCCGGCGCCGACGGGCTGGCCGAACCGATCACCAAGACGGCGAACCCGACACATTCGCATACCACCAAACCGACAAACGAGGCGGGGCAAACCCCGCCGCCGACCGACATGACAAGAGGACGTTCCCATGACAGCCAGCAAAGACGAATGGCGCCGCCTCGCTGAAGGTGAGCTGCGCAACCGGACGGTCGACGATCTGACCTGGAAGACGCTCGAGGGCATCGACGTCTCTCCGATCTATACCGAGGAGGACCTGGAGGGGGTCGACCACCTGGGCACGATCCCGGGCCAGGCGCCGTTCCTGCGCGGCGTGAAGGCGACGATGTATGCCGGGCGCCCCTGGACGATCCGGCAATATGCCGGGTTCTCGACGGCCGAGGATTCGAACGCCTTCTACCGCAAGGCGCTGGCCGCCGGGCAACAGGGCGTGTCGGTGGCCTTCGACCTGGCCACGCACCGCGGCTATGACAGCGACCATCCCCGGGTGGTCGGTGACGTGGGCAAGGCCGGCGTGGCGATCGACAGCGTCGAGGACATGAAGATCCTGTTCGACGGCATCCCGCTGGACAAGGTGTCGGTGTCGATGACGATGAACGGCGCGGTGATCCCGGTGCTGGCGAACTTCATCGTCGCGGGCGAGGAGCAGGGACACGACAAGTCGGTGCTGTCGGGGACCATCCAGAACGACATCCTGAAGGAGTTCATGGTCCGCAACACGTATATCTATCCGCCCGAACCGTCGATGCGGATCATCGCGGACATCATCGAATATACCTCGGGCGAGATGCCCAGGTTCAACTCGATCTCGATCTCGGGCTACCACATGCAGGAGGCCGGCGCGAACCTGGTGCAGGAGCTGGCGTTCACGCTGGCCGACGGGCGCGAATACGTGCGCGCGGCGCTGGCCAAGGGCATGGATGTCGACACGTTCGCCGGGCGGCTGAGCTTTTTCTTCTGCATCGGCATGAACTTCTTCATGGAGGCCGCCAAGCTGCGCGCCGCGCGGCTGCTGTGGCACCGCATCATGTCGGAATTCGAACCCAAGAACCCCAAGTCGATGATGCTGCGCACCCATTGCCAGACGTCGGGCGTGTCGCTGGCCGAACAGGATCCCTACAACAATGTGGTCCGCACCGCCTACGAGGCGATGTCGGCGGTGCTGGGCGGCACCCAGTCGCTGCACACGAATTCGTTCGACGAAGCGATTGCGCTGCCAACGGAATTCTCGGCCCGGATCGCGCGGAACACGCAGCTGATCCTGCAGGAGGAAACCGGCGTGACCAACGTGGTCGATCCGCTGGCGGGGTCCTATTACGTCGAGAAGCTGACGGCGGACCTGGCCGATGCGGCCTGGGCGCTGATCGAGGAGGTCGAGGAGATGGGCGGCATGACCAAGGCGGTGGCCTCGGGCATGCCCAAGCTGAGGATCGAGGAGGCGGCGGCGACGCGGCAGGCCAAGATCGACCGGGGCGAGGACGTGGTGGTCGGCGTCAACAAGTACCGCAAGGACAAGGAAGACCCGATCGACATCCTGGATGTCGACAACGTGGCCGTGCGCGTTTCCCAGGTCGCGCGGCTTGAGAAGATGCGCAGCGAGCGGGACGAAGACGCCTGCCAGGCGGCGCTGGCCGAACTGGAACGGCGCGCGAAGGAGGGGGGCAACCTGTTGGAAGCGGCGGTCGAGGCGGCAAGAGCCCGGGCGTCTGTCGGAGAGATCAGCATGGCGATGGAAAAGGAATTCGGCCGCCACAGGGCCGAGGTGAAGACGCTGGCGGGCGTCTATGGCGCCGCCTACGAAGGGGACGAAGGCTTTGCCGCGATCCAGAAATCGGTGGAGGATTTCGCCGAGGAAGAGGGGCGCCGGCCCCGGATGCTGGTGGTGAAGATGGGCCAGGACGGGCACGACCGGGGCGCCAAGGTGATCGCCACGGCCTTTGCCGACATCGGCTTTGACGTGGACGTGGGGCCGCTGTTCCAGACGCCGGAAGAGGCGGCGGAGGACGCCATCGACAACGACGTGCACGTGATCGGGATCTCGTCGCAGGCGGCGGGGCACAAGACGCTGGCGCCGCAGCTGGTCGAGGCGCTGAAGGCGGCGGGCGCCGAAGACATCATCGTGATCTGCGGCGGCGTGATCCCGCAGCAGGATTACCAGTTCCTGTACGACAACGGGGTCAAGGCGATCTTTGGCCCCGGCACCAACATCCCCGCGGCGGCCCAGGACATCCTGCGCCTGATCCGCGAGGTCCGGGCCGCCTGAGGGCGGTTCGGGACTATCCGGGCGAAGCGGGGGCCAGCCGGGGCCGGGTGCCGTGCACCCGGCCCCGGCTGGCCCCCGCCCGCGCATTGTCCAAACGTCAAGCGCATGTCATGAAACGGGTATGAGACTCGATCACATCGTCATCGCCGGCGCCACGCTGGCCGAAGCCACCGAGATGGCCGAAGCCGCGCTTGGCGTGCCCTTCGGTCCCGGCGGCCGGCACGAGATCTTTGGCACGCACAACCGGCTGCTGGGGCTCGACGACGGGCTTTACATCGAAACCATCGCCGTGGATCCCGACGCCGAGCCGCCGGGACGGCCCAGGTGGTTCGACCTGGATGCCTTTGACGGCGCGCCGCGGCTGACCAACTGGGTCTGCCGGACGGTCGACCTGAACGGGCTGATCCAGCATCTGCCGGGGTCGGGCAGGCCGGTGGCGGTGGCGCGGGGCGACCTGCGCTGGCAGATGGCGGTGCCCGATCGCGGGCGGCTGCCGTTCGACAACCTGTGTCCGGCGCTGATCCAGTGGGAAGGCACGGCCCATCCGTCGCAGCGGCTGGCGAAATCGGGCTGCCGCCTGGCCCGGCTGATCGTCACCCATCCCGAGGCGTCGGACCTGTCGGCGCTGCTGGAACACCGGTTGTCGGATCCGCGCGTGGTGTTCCGCACCGGCCCCGCCGGGCTGAGCGCCGAGATCGAGACGCCGGACGGGATGCGGGTTCTGGCATGATCCTGCGCCCGGCGCGGCCCGGGGATGCCGGGGACATCGCGCGCATCACCAACCAGGTCATCGCCGACACGCTGGTGACCTTCACCACGATCCTGCGCCGGCCCGAGGATGTCGCCGCCGACATCGCGGCGCGTCTGCCCGCCTACCTGGTGCTGGACAGCGGCGGCGCGGTCGAGGGATTCGCCACCTATGGCCCGTTTCGCGGCGGGCCGGGCTATGCGGCGACCTGTGAACATTCGATCCAGCTGTCGCAGGCGATCCGGGGGCAGGGCGGCGGGCGCCTGCTGATGACCCGCCTGATGGAGATCGCGCGCGACAGTGGCATCCACGTGATGGTGGCCGGTGTCAGCAGCGTCAATCCCGCCGGCATCGCCTTTCACGCCGCAATGGGGTTCACCGAGGTCGGGCGCATGCCCGAGGTCGGACGCAAGCAGGGCCAATGGCTTGACCTGATTCTGATGCAAAAAATCCTGTGAATGCGCTGACAGTTCCGGCGCGCCGGGATAGGGTCCGGCCCATGTCGATCTGGTCCCGCATCACCGCCGCGATTTCGGCTCTCACCCAGGGTGAGGGGCTGACCGCCGTGTTCGATCACCTGCGCGCGCCGCCCGAGCGCAGCGTGGCCTTTACCATTGCGGTCATCGCCCTGGGGGCAAAGATGGCCAAGGCCGACGGAAAGGTGACCCGCGACGAGGTCACCGCCTTTCGCGAGGTCTTTCAGATCGCGCGCGAGGACGAGGCCAACGCGGCCCGGGTCTTCAACCTGGCGCGCACCGACGTGGCCGGGTACCGCGAATATGCCGAACGCATCCATGACATGTTCCAGCACGATCCGGGCACGCTGTGGGACCTCATGGAAGGGCTGTTCCACATTGCGCTGGCCGACGGGGTCTATCACCCGGACGAGGCGGCGTTCCTGGAAGACGTGGCGACGATCTTCGGCCTGCCCAGGCACGAGTTCCGGGCCATGCGGGCGCGGTACGTTCCGGACGCGGCGCCCGATCCCTATACCGTGCTGGGGGTGACCCCGAACATGGAAGTGACCGAGATTCGCCGGGTCTGGCGCCGCCTGGTGCGCGAGACGCATCCCGATGCGATGATGGCGCGCGGCCTGCCGGAAGAGGCGATCAAGCTGGCCGAAAAACGCCTGATCGCGATCAACCGCGCCTGGGAGGAAATCAGCCACGGGGCTGCCACCTGACCATGGGGGGCTTTCCGGATGGGATCGGAAGGCCTACATTCGGGGCATGAAACGGATCATCGCCCTTATCGTGATTCCGGTCGCTGTCGGCCTGGCGGCGCCTGCCGTGGCGCAGCAGACCGAGGATGAGCCGCGCGGCGGGCTGGACCGGTTCCTGGACGATTTCCGGGACGGGATGGGCGACGCCCTGGGCGGCCTGCAGGGGTGGGCGGAAGACATCGGCCCGGCGATGAAGAGCTTCATCGAGGAGATGGGCCCGGCGCTGTCGGACATGATGGACGAGGTCAAGGACTGGTCCCGCTACGAGGCGCCCGAGATGCTGGACAACGGCGACATCATCATCCGCCGCAAGCCCGAAGACCCCGCCGACCCCGATGCCCCACCGGTGCCGCCCCCCGCAGAGGACGGCGACAGCAGCCCGATCGACATCTGAACGGGATCTGGACCGCGATCAGTCCAGCGTGACCAGCGGTCGCGCCCCGATGGCGGAGGCGAGCGACTGGAACCGGGATTCGGCGACCTCTCCGAACAGGCTTTTGGAATCCTCGGACAGTTTCAGTTCCAGCACCTTCTTGCGCGCCTGCCAGTTCAGCGTGGCCGTGGGCGCCGTATCGCTGAGCCAGAGCATCGCGCCGAACCGCATCGCCTTGCCCAGCAGTTCCGCCTGGTCGACCTGTTTCGGCGTCAGCAGCGGCAGCAGGGTTTCGGCGCGCGAACCCGAGCGTTTGTTGGTGTAGCGGTGCAGCATGGCCAGCGCCAGGAACACCCGTTCGGCATGGTCCAGCCCGCCGAGGTTGGCGCGGGTGGCATAGTCGAAACAGGTTTCGGCGCGGTAATCGGGGTGCGCGCGCCAGCTGACATCGTGCAGCAGGCAGGCGGCGCGGATCAGGCGCAGGCGCTGGGGCGAGGCATTGGGGAACAGCGGCAGCACGAAGCGGAACAGCGTGCGGCCATAGCCCGCGCTGCGCGCGTCCTTGGTTTCGGCGAACATGCAGGCTTCGATCAGCGGGTCGCGGTCGCGCACGCCGGGGGGCATCTGTTCGTACAGCAGGCCTTCGCGGATGCCATAGCTTGATATGGCGATGTCGGTGGGGTGGAAGGTGCGCACCAGGCTGGTCAGCACCTCGATGGCCAGCGGCACCAGTTCCATCCGGCTGCTCGAGACCTTGGCGGCCGAGCGCAGGGCGTCTGGATCGGTTTCGGCGATGTAGCGGGCGGTCTTGTTCGCGTCCGCCGTGGTCATCCGGTATTCGTGCAGCACGCGCAGGGGATAATCGCGCCGGGCCATGTCGATCTTGGCGATTGCGCGCCAGGACCCGCCGACCAGGAAAAGCCGTTTGCGTTCGGTGCCGAAATCGGCGTGCAGGGCTTCGACCGTCTGCTTGATATGGGCCTTCACCGCCGGGGCGCCGCCCTGGATCGTCTGCAGCTTCAGCGGCCCGAGGTTCGAAGTCTGGCGGCGGCCCACGACGCCGCCGTCCAGTTCGGCCAGTTCCATCGACGACCCGCCGATGTCACAGACCAGGCCGCTGGCATCGGGCCAGCCCAGCAGCACGCCCTGGGCCGAATACCGCGCCTCTTCCTCGCCGGGGATGACGTGGATCTTCAGCCCGGTTTCGCGCAGGACCTCGTCGCAGAAATCCGGCCCGTCTTCGGCGTCGCGCACGGCGGCGGTGGCCACGGCGGTCAGCGGCGGCATGTCCATATGCGCGGCCAGCGTCTGGAACCGGGCCAGCGCCTTGAGCGCGCGCTTGCGCCCTTCGGGGTTCAGCCGGCCGGTGTCCGACAGGCCCGACCCCAGGCCGCACATGACCTTTTCATTGAAGAAATACGCCGGCGACCGCGCGGCGCCGTCGAAGACCACCAGTCGGACAGAGTTCGATCCCACGTCCACGACACCCACACGGGACAGCGACTGTGCGCTGGGGTCGTCGAAAAGGGGGCGTCCGAAGGGTTCCCAATCGGCCATGGTCGGGTCCACCTGAAAGTTCATGGAGACCTGCGCGTTCCGGTTGAATATGGACCTGCAGGTTGCACCAAATGTTGTATCTGGTCAATGAATGACCGGCTAGTCCTCGGCGTGGGTCAGGCTGGGCACGTCCTTGGCGCCCGCTGATCCGCGACCCGAGAGGGACGGGTTCTCCATGAAGAAACGGTGACAGTTGAAGGCGAATTCGCCATCCTTGACCTCGGCCCGGTGATGGCTGCCGTCGGGGCGCATGATCCAGCTTTGCGCGACGTCGGCAAGATTGGCGGCCATGATCTGGCTGACGATCTGGGCCTTGACGGTGTCGTTGTGGATTTCGACCAGGGTTTCGATGCGCCGGTTCAGGTTGCGGCCCATCCAGTCGGCGGACGAGATGTAGACGCGGGCCTGTTTCGACGGCAATCCGCCGCCGTTGCCGTAGCAGACGATGCGCGAATGTTCGAGGAACCGGCCGACGATGGACTTGACGCGGATGTTGTCCGACAGGCCCTTGATGCCCGGGCGGATGCCGTTGATGCCGCGGATCACCAGGTCGATCTTCACGCCGCCCTGGGATCCGCGATACAGCGCGTCGATCACCTCGGGGTCGATGAGCGAATTCATCTTGGCCCAGATCTGCGCCGGGCGTCCCGCCTTGGCATGGGCGATTTCCGCGTCGATGCCGGCGATCAGCGTCTTCTTCAGCGTCGAGGGCGAGATCGACAGGTTTTCCAGCTTTTCGGGGAAAGCGTAGCCCGACAGGTAGTTGAACACCTTGGTCGCGTCGCGCCCCAGCGCGGCGTCGCAGGTGAAAAAGCTGAGGTCGGTGTAGATGCGCGCGGTGATCGGGTGGTAATTGCCGGTGCCGTAATGGGTGTAGGTGACCAGCTGGTCGCCTTCGCGCCGCACCACGGTCGAGATTTTCGCGTGCGTCTTCAGGTCGATGAACCCGTAGACCACGTGCGCCCCGGCCCGTTCCAGGCGGCGGGACTGGCGGATGTTGGCGGCTTCGTCGAAGCGGGCCTTGAGTTCGACAAGCGCGGTGACCGACTTGCCGTCTTCGGCCGCCTCGCACAGCGCGGCGACGATCGGGCTGTCGCGCGAGGTGCGGTAGAGCGTCTGCTTGATGGCCACGACATTGGGATCGGCGGCTGCCTGGTTCAGGAAGCGGACCACCATGTCGAAGGTTTCATACGGGTGGTGCAGCAGCATGTCCTTGCGCCGGATCGCGGCGAACATGTCGCCGTCGTGGTCCTGCACGCGTTCGGGCACGCGCGGCGTGAACGACGGCCACAGCAGATCGGGGCGCGCGTCGATCACCAGTTCCGACAGGTCGGCGACGCCGATCATGCCGTCGATCTCGATCACCTCGGCGCCGGTGACGTGCAATTCGCGCATCACCACGTCCTTCAGTTCGGCGGGCGCGCCGGCGGTCAGGGTCAGGCGCACCACCTCGCCCCGGCGGCGGCGCTTCAGCGCGACCTCGAATTCGCGGACCAGGTCCTCGGCCTCTTCCTCGACTTCCAGGTCGCTGTCGCGCAGGACGCGGAATTCGAAATGCGCCCTGACCCGGTAGCCGGGGAACAGCCGGTCGATGAAGACCAGCAGCAGTTCTTCCAGCGGCAGGAACCGGTGCGCGCCGGCCGGCGCGGGCAGCGATACGAAGCGGTCGATCTGGTGGGGAATCGGCAGCAGCGCCTGCAGGGATCGTTTGTCGCGGGTGCGTTCCAGCTGCAGGGCCAGCGAAAAGCCGGTGTTGGGGATGAAGGGGAACGGGTGCGCCGGGTCGATGGCCAGCGGCGAAAGCACCGGGAAGACCTGGTTCAGGAACACCCCTTCGAGATGGGCAAGGTCGCTGTCGTCCAGCGCGTGGCGGTCGAGGATGGAAATCCGCTCGGCCTCCATCAGGCCCTTGAGGTTGGCCAGCACGGTCTGCTGGCGGGTCATCAGGCGGCGGGCGTCTTCGTCGATCATCACCAGCTGCTGGGACGGTGTCAGCCCGTCCTGGCCGGGCGTGGTGTTGCCGGCATGGGCCAGTTCCCGCAGGCCGGCGACGCGGACGGTATAGAATTCATCCAGGTTGTTGGCCGAGATCGACAGGAAGCGCAGCCGTTCCAGCAGCGGCACGCGGTGGTTTTCGGCCTCTTCCAGGACACGCCAGTTGAAGCCAAGCCAGCTGAGTTCGCGATTGAAGAACCGTCCCGACCCGGCAAGGTCGAGGTCGGGCATCGCCACGGGTTCGGGCAGCGGGGAGTTCAGGAAATCGGCTTCGTACATACTGGCTCTCGTCAATCGCACGCGGGAAAAGGGCCCCGTGGTTACGCTTTTCTATCTTCTGCGCCAAGGACTTCGGCGGCAAGGGCCCGCGTGACGTCGCGCCGGGCATCCAGCGATGCGCGGTCCAGTCGGGCCACGATATCGGCAGCGGCGGCAAAGGATCGTTCCATGTGCCGCAGGACATAGGGAATCACGTCCGGGCGCGGCAGCAGCTGGCGATCGGTGAACAGCTTGACCAGCACGGCGGCCAACAGGGCGTCGTCGGGGGCTTCCAGTTCGGCATGGGCCGCGGCGGCGATGCGGCTTTTGAGATCCGGCAGCACGATCTTCCACAGCGACGGCGCGTTGCGCCCGGTCAGCAGCAGGGGGTGGCCGGCCTGGGCCAGCATGTTGTGCAGGTGAAACAGGGCGCGTTCGCGTTGGCGGTCGCCGGCGATCCCGGGGACGTCTTCGACCGCGACGGGACCTTCGGCCAGCACGGGTACCAGGTCTTCGTCCAGGCCGGCGGCGGGCAGCAGGCGGCCGCCGTATTCGGCGGCCCAGACATGGGCCAGGTGGGTCTTGCCGGCGCCGGGCGCGCCGGTGATGGCCAGCTTGCGACCGGGCAGGTCGACGGCGCGGTCGATCAGGTCGATGGCCAGCGCGTTGGAGGGCGCGACAAAGAAATCCTCGCGCCCAAGCGCGGGACGGACCGGCAGATCAAAGCTCAGCTGGCGGGGCAGGTCAGTCATCGGTCCCGGTTTCAAGTCCGGTATCCAGTCCGGTGTAAAGCTTGGAATGCTTGTACTGGTCGATGCCGAAGCGCACCAGCACGCCGATGGCGGCGGCCAGGGGCACGGCGACCAGCAGGCCGATGAAGCCGAAGATCGCACCGAAGACCGACAGGGCCAGCAGCAGCCAGACCGGGTGCAGCCCGACGGAACTGCCGACCAGGTTCGGGGTCAGGAAGTTGCCTTCGGCGAACTGGCCGACCTGGAAGATGACGACCACGGCGATGATCATGACCCAGTCGCCCCAGAACTGGAACAGCGCCAGGCCCACGGCCAGCACGCCGCCGATCAGGGCGCCGAGATAGGGGATGAAGGTCAGCGCGCCGGCGATGAACCCCACGACCAGCCCGAAATCCAGCCCCACGAGCATCAATGCCAGCGCATAATAGGTGCCCAGGATCCCGCAGACCGACACCATGCCGCGCACGAAACCCGACATGGTCTTGTCGATGTCGCGGCCCAGCCGGCGGATCGTGTCCACGTGATCGCGCGGCAGCAATTCGTCCACCCGGGCGACCATGTTGTCCCAGTCCAGCAGCAGGTAGACCGCGACGACCGGGGTGATGACCATCAGCACGATGATGTTGATCACCGTCAGCGCCGAGCTGAGCGCGGTGTTCACCAGTTCCAGCGACCGGCTTTGCGCGGCTTCGCCGATCTTGACCAGGGTCTGGCGCAGCTGGGAGTCCTCGTTGAGGATCGAGGGGAACTGCCGGACCAGGAAATCCTGGAAATCCTTGAACAACTGCGGCACCAGGTTGGCCAGATCTATCGCCTGGCGGATCAGCGCGGGCAGCACCGCCAGCATGATGATCACGAGGATGGCGACGGTTCCGACGGTGATCACCGCCGTGGCGGCCCCGCGCGACAGGCCCCAGCGTTCCAGCCGGTCGGCGATGGGATCCAGGAAATAGGCGATCGCGCCGCCGATGACGAAGGGCACAAGGACGTCCCCCAGGAACCACAGCAGCGCCACGAGGATCACTGCCGCGATCCCCCAGTACCTGAGCTGAACTTTGACCGGCAGCGCCATGCGACCTCACTTTCGCGTCTTGTCCTTGCTTGGCCCAGCCGTGGCTTGCATGCAAGAGCCTAGGCGCGGGGGAATGCACAGGCGAACGGGCAATTGCCTGACCGGGGGCTTTGGCTTAGAT includes these proteins:
- the gppA_1 gene encoding Guanosine-5'-triphosphate,3'-diphosphate pyrophosphatase, encoding MNFQVDPTMADWEPFGRPLFDDPSAQSLSRVGVVDVGSNSVRLVVFDGAARSPAYFFNEKVMCGLGSGLSDTGRLNPEGRKRALKALARFQTLAAHMDMPPLTAVATAAVRDAEDGPDFCDEVLRETGLKIHVIPGEEEARYSAQGVLLGWPDASGLVCDIGGSSMELAELDGGVVGRRQTSNLGPLKLQTIQGGAPAVKAHIKQTVEALHADFGTERKRLFLVGGSWRAIAKIDMARRDYPLRVLHEYRMTTADANKTARYIAETDPDALRSAAKVSSSRMELVPLAIEVLTSLVRTFHPTDIAISSYGIREGLLYEQMPPGVRDRDPLIEACMFAETKDARSAGYGRTLFRFVLPLFPNASPQRLRLIRAACLLHDVSWRAHPDYRAETCFDYATRANLGGLDHAERVFLALAMLHRYTNKRSGSRAETLLPLLTPKQVDQAELLGKAMRFGAMLWLSDTAPTATLNWQARKKVLELKLSEDSKSLFGEVAESRFQSLASAIGARPLVTLD
- the yncA gene encoding N-acyltransferase YncA, giving the protein MILRPARPGDAGDIARITNQVIADTLVTFTTILRRPEDVAADIAARLPAYLVLDSGGAVEGFATYGPFRGGPGYAATCEHSIQLSQAIRGQGGGRLLMTRLMEIARDSGIHVMVAGVSSVNPAGIAFHAAMGFTEVGRMPEVGRKQGQWLDLILMQKIL
- the scpA_2 gene encoding Methylmalonyl-CoA mutase, which encodes MTASKDEWRRLAEGELRNRTVDDLTWKTLEGIDVSPIYTEEDLEGVDHLGTIPGQAPFLRGVKATMYAGRPWTIRQYAGFSTAEDSNAFYRKALAAGQQGVSVAFDLATHRGYDSDHPRVVGDVGKAGVAIDSVEDMKILFDGIPLDKVSVSMTMNGAVIPVLANFIVAGEEQGHDKSVLSGTIQNDILKEFMVRNTYIYPPEPSMRIIADIIEYTSGEMPRFNSISISGYHMQEAGANLVQELAFTLADGREYVRAALAKGMDVDTFAGRLSFFFCIGMNFFMEAAKLRAARLLWHRIMSEFEPKNPKSMMLRTHCQTSGVSLAEQDPYNNVVRTAYEAMSAVLGGTQSLHTNSFDEAIALPTEFSARIARNTQLILQEETGVTNVVDPLAGSYYVEKLTADLADAAWALIEEVEEMGGMTKAVASGMPKLRIEEAAATRQAKIDRGEDVVVGVNKYRKDKEDPIDILDVDNVAVRVSQVARLEKMRSERDEDACQAALAELERRAKEGGNLLEAAVEAARARASVGEISMAMEKEFGRHRAEVKTLAGVYGAAYEGDEGFAAIQKSVEDFAEEEGRRPRMLVVKMGQDGHDRGAKVIATAFADIGFDVDVGPLFQTPEEAAEDAIDNDVHVIGISSQAAGHKTLAPQLVEALKAAGAEDIIVICGGVIPQQDYQFLYDNGVKAIFGPGTNIPAAAQDILRLIREVRAA
- the djlA gene encoding DnaJ-like protein DjlA; this translates as MSIWSRITAAISALTQGEGLTAVFDHLRAPPERSVAFTIAVIALGAKMAKADGKVTRDEVTAFREVFQIAREDEANAARVFNLARTDVAGYREYAERIHDMFQHDPGTLWDLMEGLFHIALADGVYHPDEAAFLEDVATIFGLPRHEFRAMRARYVPDAAPDPYTVLGVTPNMEVTEIRRVWRRLVRETHPDAMMARGLPEEAIKLAEKRLIAINRAWEEISHGAAT